In Streptomyces sp. NBC_00344, the genomic window GCGGGCCGAAGGCAACTTCGTCTGGGCAGAGTTGACAGCCTACCCCTGAAGCCATGGGCGCCCGCCCGTGCCGAATACGGCAGCCCGCCCCGGCAGCGACAGCCCGGATACACGTGGACAGGCCCGGTCTGCTGCAACAGCAGACCGATTCCCCGTCCAACGGCAGAGACCGCAGTCGGCACCGCACGGCCCCGCTGCTGCGTCCCCTTCGCACGGCGAGGAGTCCCTTCTCCTCGATGCAGCTACAGAAGGCGCCCATGACCCCCCACGGTGAAACCACATCCCCCGTCGTGCTGTACGTATGCGCCGACCGAGCCCCGGGCGCGCCCGGGGCAGCCACGCAGCGCGCACAGACAGAAGGCCACGCGTTTGCCCAGGAGCGCGGACTGACGATCGCCGAGGTCGTCACCGACACGTACGGTGAGCCCGACCCGGCCCAGCGCAGAGGGTGGCGGCGTGTGAGACAGCTGGTAAAGACGGGCCACGTCACCGCCGTACTCGTCCGCTGGCCCAGTGCCATCGCGCCGGAGTCCGCGCACGAACTCCGGCACCGCGAGACCTCCTGGCTCCACGACCGCGGCGTGCGCATCAGATACACCTGGGCGCCCCTGTCATCGGGGAACGACGAGGCCCGGTGATCCTCGGCGATGTCCAGATCTTTGATTCACCTGGCCAGTCAAGCCTTCCCTTGATCGTGGACACCTGGAGACTGGGATCTGAGAGGTTCCGGAGGAAGTAGTGCCAGGTAGGAAGTAAGGACATGACGCGGCACTCGGACGAGTACGAGCGGGGCACGATCGAGCACGTTCGCCTGCCGACATGGCTGTGGTCCGGTCCCTGCGGCGCAGGCTCACCTACGCGGGTCAGCTGATGCAGCAGGTCGCGTCGCCGGTCGCCGCTGGAGACTCCGCCCACAAGACCGCATCAGCACTCGGCATCTCTCCGAGACCACCGATTCCACACAGCTGGCCGAGCAGAGAATGGTCTGTGTGGACCGAACAGGGGCCTCGGCGGACGGCCGCCCTTCACGCAGGCGGGACCTACCTCGCTGGGGAGGTCTCCACGGACCACGCGGCGCGCCCCACCCTCCACCGCGGACCGCGTACCGACGGGAGACCATCGGGACCGGCTCGTTCCCTTGCACCACCACTGGAGTGACTCCGCGACGGACTCCGGCCGTTCTGAGGCCCGGCGATTTCAGCAACTGCTTCCATCCCGGTGTGGTCAAATCAGCGGCGCCGGCCGGCAGCCTCAGGAGGAAGGGAAGATTCTGTGGCACAACCCGTGGGCGATGCGGATGCCGGTCGGGGAGACACCTCCGGACGCCCGGACCCGCGGCGCTGGACAGCGCTCGGTGTGTGTCTGATCGCTGGGTTCATGACGCTCCTGGACGTCTCCATCGTCAACGTCGCGCTGCCCTCGATCCGTAAAGGTCTGCACACACCGGAGTCCGACCTGCAGTGGGTGGTGTCCGGGTACGCGCTCGCTTTCGGCCTGTTCCTCATCCCCTCGGGACGGCTGGGTGACGCGAGAGGTCGTCGCGCGGTGTTCATGGTGGGCCTGGCCCTCTTCACCCTCGCGTCAGCGGCCTGCGGCGCGGCCCAGTCCAGTATGTGGCTGGTGATCGCACGGCTGTTGCAAGGCGTGGCGGGCGGCCTGATCTCGCCTCAGATCTCTGCACTGATCCAGCAGATGTTCTCCGGCAACGAGCGCGGCCGGGCCTTCGGGATGTTCGGCACCGTGGTCGGCATCTCGACAGCCGTGGGGCCTCTCCTCGGTGGCCTGCTGATCCAGGCGGCGGGCCCCGAGGAGGGCTGGCGCTGGGTCTTCTACGTGAACCTTCCGCTGGGCGCCGTCTGCCTCGCGCTGGCCCGCCGGCTCCTGCCGGACACCCCGACGGCCAGCCGGGTGCGCCTGCGCGATCTCGATCCGCTCGGTGAGTTCCTGCTCGGCGCCGGTGTGCTGGCGCTGCTGCTGCCCTTCGTGCAGTCCCAGCAGTGGCACGGCGCGCAGAAGTGGCTGCTCCTCCCGGTCGCGCTGCTGCTGCTCGCCGCTTTCACCGGGTGGGAGTCCCGGTGCTCCGGCCGGGGCATCCAGCCGGTACTGAACATGGCTCTTTTCCGGGTGCGTTCGTACTGGCTGGGGTGTCTGCTGATCCTGCTGTACTTCGCCGGATTCACCTCCATCTTCTTCATCAGTACCCTCTATCTGCAGAGCGGGCTGCACTACACCGCGCTGCTCGCCGGACTGGCCATCACCCCATTCGCGCTCGGCTCGGGCGCAACGGCTGCGTTGGGAGGCCGGCTGGTGAGCCGCTTCGGCCGGCCCCTTATCGCGATCGGACTGACGATGGTGGCTGTCGGTCTGGGCGGCACGGCACTTGCGGTGCACATGGTGCCGGGCCGCGGCGCGGGCTGGGCCATGGCGGGGCCGCTGCTGCTGGCGGGGCTGGGGAGCGGCCTGGTGATCGCCCCCAACCAGACCCTGACACTGTCGGAGGTCCCGGTGTCCATGGGGGGCAGCGCGGGAGGAACTCTTCAGACCGGGCAGCGAGTGGGCTCCGCCGTGGGCATCGCCGCCGTGGGCTCGGTCTTCTTCGCCCAGATGGCCGACGGGTGGCCGACCGCCTACGACCACGGACTGATCGTGTCGGTCGCGTTCGTGGTCGCCGCGCTGATCGCGGCTCTGGCGGACATCGGCACGAACCGCCTCCAGCAGGACCAGGGGGCAAAGGGCGGCTGACCAGGTCATGCGGTGTCCGGGCCGGTGCCGATGGCGCCGGCCGAGCGAAGCGAACGCCCGAGGTCTGGCGCTGACGGTCAGCAGCCCCACCAGACGCCACCAGGGTCTGCGGCCCGGCTGACAGCGCGGGAAGCGGCATCATGGTCTCATCGGCGTCGTTTCTGGCGGACGTGGGCGCGAACGCGCTGGTAGCTGTCCCGGTAGCCGAGCGGGGCCATCTCTTCCCCAGTTTCCAGGCGTTGCCGCAGCCCTCGTTCAGCGGTCGTGGCGGTAGGTCTTGTACTCGCCGAGGACGGAGTGCCGGGTTGCCACTGACCGGTGAAGAGGTCCTCCGGCTTGGCAGCGTCCGCGTACCGTTTGACGGTTCGGCTCATGCCGAGTTGTCGCTGGATCGCGCGACGGCTGTGTGTCCTGCCTCCACCTGGGCATGGTCAGTGCCGTGAACGGTTCGGGTTCGGTCGGCGAACCGGTGACCGGTCGGCCACGGTAAGCCGGGGAAGGGCCGCACTGTGGAGACGTCCGCCCTGGCCGCAAGGGTGCACACCACGGCACCATCGATCTGCAGCACCCTCATCCCGCAGACAGGGCGATGTCCGCACCCATTCCGCAGGGGCACGCGCACCTCCCCATCACGCGGCCGTCGTCACCGAACACCGCAGCAGAACGCCGGCCTCACGGCCTTCGCACCGCGAACCCCTCGGGCATTGGCCGGCTCTACCTGCTGAGCGACTTCCGTCGCTGGTACGCGATGTAGCCGAACCCGACGAGTAGGGCCGCACTGACTCCACTCACGATCATGTTGATCAGGGAGGGGCCCTGTGCCCCTGCCCACAGCGCGCCGACGACGAAAGCGGTCAGGGTGATGAACCAGGGGGCAGGCTGCCTGTACGGACTCCTGCGGCGCTTCAGCAACAGAAGCACTGCGGCCGTGACAGTCAGCAGCAGCGGACCGGGAACCGCGCCCAACATGGTCATCTGATCTCTCCCACTCGCGACACCGCGTCTGCGTCTCCGCTCACAGTATGAGCCGGATCGGTCATGGATGGGTGAGTACCAGTTACTCATTCTCTGCACGAGGGTGGTTCTCATCGGTAGCGAATGGTGCATGGTGATCAAATGAATGACTGGCTGCGTGCACGGAATGGCTTGACACTCCTGCTGCTGCTCTGGGGGGCCACTCTGGTGGGTGGACTTCTCGGAGTAGCCGTGTCACGGACGTTCCACGACCCCACGACATCGTTCGTGTCGGACCTGCCATGGGTGGCGGGAGGCTCCCTGTTCGTGGCCCTCAGCGGCAGCGTGGCCTATCGGAGGCGGCAAGACAGAACTGCCCCGGACGCCTGACAGCCGCCGTGCGGGCGCAGAAGACACCCGCACAGGCCGTACGAGGTTCGGGCGGAGACAGGGAAGAGCGCGGACGCCTTCACCAATGCGTAGCAGCCCTGCAGCAATACATCCAAGCAACAGGCAGCCCTCTCCACCCTCGGCTACCACGGGGCAGCCAAGGGTGGGAAAGGCATCGGGTTGACGTAGGGTGCCGAGCGGGCGGAGCCGTAGCGCAGAGGTCGTCGCGCGCGGTCTCCAAAATCGCGAGGACACCGGTTCGAATCCGGTCGGCTCCGTCCGCAACCCACTGGAACGTGGCCCGGCCAAGCATCGACAGAGCCCGCCAACGACCCGTCCCTCCTGACCCAGGCGCAACAACGCGCAGCCCTCACGGGACTTCTACTGAAATGGGCAGCAGCCGCAGCGGGGCTGCGTTGCCGGACACGTCATACCGACCGGCAAGCAGCTAACGCCTCACCCCCGCACCGCGTCCCGCCGGGGAGCGAGGTGCTCGGCTGACCCCGCCGGTGGGCGCGCACAAAGCTCAGCCTCGCAGAAGTGGAGCCGGAGCCCGACGAGGAGCAGCACAGTCGCCGACCAAGGTCTGAGTGCGATGCTTGCAACACCCGAACCTGGTGGGCACACGACGCATCGCGGGGTGAGCGATGAGTTTCGACCGGACGGGGAGTCGGTACTTTCAAAACGGCTCCCTACCGCCCGGAGGCACCATGTCCACCAGAAGCAGCTCCTTGCCCGCCGTCGTCGACGCCTCCACCTGGGCGAAGAATCTGGCAGCTCTGCGCGTGCGGGAGAAGGCCGCCACCCGTGAGCTCGACGCCATCGCGGCGCAACGCCGCCGGCTACCGATGGTCGAGATGCCCAGCTACGTACTGGAGGGCGAGGAGGGCGCCGTCCGGCTCGCTGAGATCTTCGGCGATCACCCGCAGCTGATTGTCTACAGCCACATGTGGCATGAGGGCGCCGAGTGGCAGTGCGGAGGCTGCACCGGCTTCACCTCCCAGTTCACCCGGCTCGCGGGCCTGGAGAAGTTCGACGCCCGGTTCGTGATTGTCACCCAGGGCCCGATCGACGAGGCGCTCGCCTACAGGCGCAAGGTGGGCAACACGATGACGTGGTATTCAACGGCGAACAGCACGTTCGGCAGCGATATCGGCGCCCCGCCGAACGGCGGATTCGCGGTCAACGTGTTCCTGCGCGACGGCGACACGGTCTACCGCACCTGGCACACCGACGGCCGCGGCACCGAGCAGCTGAGCTATCTGTTCCCCCTGATCGATCTCCTGCCCTACGGACGTCAGGAGGAGTGGCAGGACTCCCCCGAAGGCTGGCCCCAGTCGCCGACCTACAGCCGCTGGGCAACGCCGCAGGAGATCGCGGCGTCATACGGCGACGGCTGAGGTGCAGGGGCGTTCCGGACGAGGGAGGTACGTCGCACCTTCCGCGGCGCGCCGCCGCCATTACCAGTATCACCGGCCGTTGCCGTCTCGCGGCGGGCCGGATCACGCACGGAAGTGGCCGGAGCCACTCCGCGATGGTGGGCGGCGCGGCCAGGAACGGGCGCACCTCGAGCCACTCGCGGATCGGCTTCCCGCCCGCCCCGGGTTCGGCCGACAGTTCCCCGGCCAACTCGATGGCGCGCTCGTAACTGTCGACATCGATCACCATCCAGCCGGCGATGAGGTCCTTGGTCTCCGCGAACGGGCCATCGGTGACCGGCGGGCGCCCCTCACGGGCTGCGCGCTCAGGTCGCCGAGCGTGCAGCCCGCGTACGCCGTGGCAGTCCGGCCCACTGCGAGGTCCCGCCCCACCTTCGGCACATGGATACCTCCCGGCAACCGTCAGCGGTATGTCGGTTGGATTCCAGGGAGCCGCTGCGCGGGACCTCGCGGCCGGGTGATGCGCCGGATCAGCGGATTTCGGTGACCCGGTGTTCCTTCAGCGCTGCACAGTTGGAGTTCTCAACCGACACGTACACGTTGGCGATGTTGCCACCCCAACTCACGCAGTGACCCTTGCCGTAGACGTAGCCCGGCCCAGCGTACGACGTGTAGTTCCCGGAGTCTCCGGCCCACGCGTCGGTGTCGGTGACGTAGATGTACGTGGACATGTCCTTGGCCGCGCCCGGGTTGGCACGGATGGTCGCGACGCAGTTCTTGCCGTTCGAGGAGTTGTACGTCAGATAGACGGTGCCCAGCGAGCCGACGGGCACCGAGTTCACGGTCTTGTAGGCACTGCCACAGACGCCCTGCGGTGTGACGTTGGGTGCGGCAGAGGCGGTCGGGCCGAACACTGCCGCGGTGCCCGCCACCAGTGTGGTTAGCGCCCCGACAGCCGCGATGTTGCGCATGCTTCCCATGTATCCCCCTTGTGTCTCTGAGAGCGGTTCACTCCCACTTGATGTGACTCCCGAGTGGCAAGGATGGTTGTGCCTGGCGCACACAGACGTGCCGGGGAAACCTGTGCATGAAGTAATCGGACGGAGTGACGCAGTACGGATCAAGGAATCACGGCAGGGATGGGGCACTTGAGGAGGCCAACCGCCGGTCAACAGCTTTCACTCGAGTCACGAGAAGCGACACTTAACTCCGGCTATTGCGTGTCGCGGAGAGTCCGCGACACCGAAAGCCCCCGCTGGTCCGCCGTGATGGCGGGGCGGGGGCCCAGCTGTGCCGCACGCGGTGCACGCTCAGCACGCTCAGTGCCGGGGCGCTGCCTGCTCAGTGGGCGAAGCCCCAGTCGAGCATCTTGGTGGCGTCGTCGAAGCGGCCCGTGTCGTCCTTGAGGATCGCGCCGACCAGGGTGCGGTTGTCCCGCCTGGCGGCGAAGACGAGGCAGTAGCCGTCCTCCGGGCCGCTGCCGGTCTTGACGCCCAGGGCACCGACGTAGCTGCTCAGCAGCTCGTTGGTGGTGTTCCAGGTGTAGTACCGGGTGTGGCCGTTGGCCGCCGGGGCCTCGGTCTTGAACTCCTTGTTCTTCACGACGTCGGCGAACACCGGCTGCAGCATCGCCCGCTGGCCGAGCTTGGCCAGGTCGCGGGCGGTGCTGTGGTTGTTGCCGTGCGAGATGCCGTCGAAGGTGTCGAAGTGCGTCCCGGTCATGCCCAGCTGCTGCGCCTCGGCGTTCATCTGGTTCACGAAGTCGGCGATCCGCGCGTCCTCGGTGTCCCCGGAGCCGAAGTTGTCGGCCAGGGCCATAGCGGCGTCGTCACCGGACGGGATCAGCATGGCGTGCAACAGTTGCTCGACGGTCAGCGCATCGCCGGTCTGGAGGTCGGCGGTGCTGCCGCCGGCGTTCTGGACGTAGTCCCGGTACGCCTGCTTCACCGTGATCTGCCGGTTCAGCCACTCCGGATGTTTGAGCACCACCATGGCAGTCATGATCTTGGTGGTGCTGGCCATCGGCACGCTCTCATCAGCCTTGGACCCGGCCCACATCTCCCGCTCCTGACTGCCGTCGCGGGCATCCAGCAGGAAGGCGTGGTCGGCGTTGATCTTGGGAGCGGTCTGGTCCTGTGCGTCGGCGGCCTTCTCCCTGACGGCGGACCGCGCCACTTGCGGCTGCTGCGCCGCGTCCTGGTCCTGGTCAGCCGAAGTGGTGGCCTCACTGCCCTGCCGGCCGTTCTCGTCGGCGGAGTGCGTGGCACCGGG contains:
- a CDS encoding MFS transporter codes for the protein MAQPVGDADAGRGDTSGRPDPRRWTALGVCLIAGFMTLLDVSIVNVALPSIRKGLHTPESDLQWVVSGYALAFGLFLIPSGRLGDARGRRAVFMVGLALFTLASAACGAAQSSMWLVIARLLQGVAGGLISPQISALIQQMFSGNERGRAFGMFGTVVGISTAVGPLLGGLLIQAAGPEEGWRWVFYVNLPLGAVCLALARRLLPDTPTASRVRLRDLDPLGEFLLGAGVLALLLPFVQSQQWHGAQKWLLLPVALLLLAAFTGWESRCSGRGIQPVLNMALFRVRSYWLGCLLILLYFAGFTSIFFISTLYLQSGLHYTALLAGLAITPFALGSGATAALGGRLVSRFGRPLIAIGLTMVAVGLGGTALAVHMVPGRGAGWAMAGPLLLAGLGSGLVIAPNQTLTLSEVPVSMGGSAGGTLQTGQRVGSAVGIAAVGSVFFAQMADGWPTAYDHGLIVSVAFVVAALIAALADIGTNRLQQDQGAKGG
- a CDS encoding DUF899 family protein; this encodes MSTRSSSLPAVVDASTWAKNLAALRVREKAATRELDAIAAQRRRLPMVEMPSYVLEGEEGAVRLAEIFGDHPQLIVYSHMWHEGAEWQCGGCTGFTSQFTRLAGLEKFDARFVIVTQGPIDEALAYRRKVGNTMTWYSTANSTFGSDIGAPPNGGFAVNVFLRDGDTVYRTWHTDGRGTEQLSYLFPLIDLLPYGRQEEWQDSPEGWPQSPTYSRWATPQEIAASYGDG
- a CDS encoding spore-associated protein, with the translated sequence MGSMRNIAAVGALTTLVAGTAAVFGPTASAAPNVTPQGVCGSAYKTVNSVPVGSLGTVYLTYNSSNGKNCVATIRANPGAAKDMSTYIYVTDTDAWAGDSGNYTSYAGPGYVYGKGHCVSWGGNIANVYVSVENSNCAALKEHRVTEIR
- a CDS encoding D-alanyl-D-alanine carboxypeptidase family protein, with the translated sequence MGSHARPNRIHRTGVRIATVALVGAALPLTAGGLAEAATPGATHSADENGRQGSEATTSADQDQDAAQQPQVARSAVREKAADAQDQTAPKINADHAFLLDARDGSQEREMWAGSKADESVPMASTTKIMTAMVVLKHPEWLNRQITVKQAYRDYVQNAGGSTADLQTGDALTVEQLLHAMLIPSGDDAAMALADNFGSGDTEDARIADFVNQMNAEAQQLGMTGTHFDTFDGISHGNNHSTARDLAKLGQRAMLQPVFADVVKNKEFKTEAPAANGHTRYYTWNTTNELLSSYVGALGVKTGSGPEDGYCLVFAARRDNRTLVGAILKDDTGRFDDATKMLDWGFAH